A genomic window from Flavobacterium sp. I3-2 includes:
- the sul2 gene encoding sulfonamide-resistant dihydropteroate synthase Sul2, with translation MNKSLIIFGIVNITSDSFSDGGRYLAPDAAIAQARKLMAEGADVIDLGPASSNPDAAPVSSDTEIARIAPVLDALKADGIPVSLDSYQPATQAYALSRGVAYLNDIRGFPDAAFYPQLAKSSAKLVVMHSVQDGQADRREAPAGDIMDHIAAFFDARIAALTGAGIKRNRLVLDPGMGFFLGAAPETSLSVLARFDELRLRFDLPVLLSVSRKSFLRALTGRGPGDVGAATLAAELAAAAGGADFIRTHEPRPLRDGLAVLAALKETARIR, from the coding sequence ATGAATAAATCGCTCATCATTTTCGGCATCGTCAACATAACCTCGGACAGTTTCTCCGATGGAGGCCGGTATCTGGCGCCAGACGCAGCCATTGCGCAGGCGCGTAAGCTGATGGCCGAGGGGGCAGATGTGATCGACCTCGGTCCGGCATCCAGCAATCCCGACGCCGCGCCTGTTTCGTCCGACACAGAAATCGCGCGTATCGCGCCGGTGCTGGACGCGCTCAAGGCAGATGGCATTCCCGTCTCGCTCGACAGTTATCAACCCGCGACGCAAGCCTATGCCTTGTCGCGTGGTGTGGCCTATCTCAATGATATTCGCGGTTTTCCAGACGCTGCGTTCTATCCGCAATTGGCGAAATCATCTGCCAAACTCGTCGTTATGCATTCGGTGCAAGACGGGCAGGCAGATCGGCGCGAGGCACCCGCTGGCGACATCATGGATCACATTGCGGCGTTCTTTGACGCGCGCATCGCGGCGCTGACGGGTGCCGGTATCAAACGCAACCGCCTTGTCCTTGATCCCGGCATGGGGTTTTTTCTGGGGGCTGCTCCCGAAACCTCGCTCTCGGTGCTGGCGCGGTTCGATGAATTGCGGCTGCGCTTCGATTTGCCGGTGCTTCTGTCTGTTTCGCGCAAATCCTTTCTGCGCGCGCTCACAGGCCGTGGTCCGGGGGATGTCGGGGCCGCGACACTCGCTGCAGAGCTTGCCGCCGCCGCAGGTGGAGCTGACTTCATCCGCACACACGAGCCGCGCCCCTTGCGCGACGGGCTGGCGGTATTGGCGGCGCTGAAAGAAACCGCAAGAATTCGTTAA
- a CDS encoding IS1595-like element ISBbi1 family transposase — MNIFSFTAHFGSEEDCRLHFKEQRDKEGVVCKRCGGTSHYWLQGKWSYECKGCRFRTSLRSGTIMESSKLPFLVWYKTMFLMSCTKKGFSTNELQKQLGLKRYEPVWAMVHKLRRAMGNRDARYTLEGMIELDEGYFSVASKEIERGKGTRGRGAEGKQNVAVMAESTPLEDIETGKKEKHVRYFKARVLDSHQSEGINGVVRDCMEDDAIVFSDKSTSYVDISDLVELHVTEKSDAKTTKETLKWVHIAISNAKRTLLGNYHKIKRKYLQLYLNEFIYKLNRRYFGDKLFDRLVIANITGA, encoded by the coding sequence ATGAACATATTCAGTTTTACGGCTCATTTCGGTTCGGAGGAAGATTGTCGTTTGCATTTCAAGGAGCAGCGTGATAAGGAAGGGGTTGTCTGCAAGCGATGCGGGGGCACTTCCCATTATTGGTTACAGGGTAAATGGAGTTATGAATGCAAAGGTTGCCGTTTCCGCACCTCGTTGCGCAGCGGTACGATCATGGAGAGCTCCAAGCTGCCGTTTCTGGTGTGGTACAAAACGATGTTCCTGATGAGTTGCACAAAAAAGGGATTCTCCACCAACGAACTCCAGAAGCAATTAGGATTGAAGCGTTACGAACCGGTATGGGCGATGGTACACAAACTCCGCAGGGCGATGGGCAACCGGGATGCAAGGTATACACTGGAAGGGATGATAGAACTGGATGAGGGTTACTTTTCGGTGGCCAGTAAGGAAATCGAGCGAGGCAAGGGTACACGTGGCCGGGGAGCCGAGGGAAAGCAGAACGTTGCGGTGATGGCCGAAAGCACCCCGTTGGAAGATATCGAAACGGGCAAAAAGGAGAAGCATGTGCGTTATTTCAAGGCCAGGGTACTGGATAGCCATCAAAGTGAAGGAATCAACGGCGTGGTCAGGGACTGCATGGAGGATGATGCCATCGTATTTTCGGACAAAAGCACTTCTTACGTTGACATCTCCGATCTGGTGGAATTGCACGTCACCGAGAAATCAGACGCCAAAACCACCAAGGAAACACTCAAATGGGTGCATATCGCAATCAGTAATGCAAAACGGACATTGCTGGGCAACTACCATAAAATCAAAAGGAAATACTTACAGTTGTATCTCAACGAGTTTATTTACAAATTAAACAGACGGTATTTTGGAGACAAACTCTTTGACAGACTAGTAATTGCGAATATAACAGGTGCATAA
- a CDS encoding DUF5063 domain-containing protein → MKELLDPINEISKYGLLENLNEKDKTKNLERNLVKIYDLYFENEFEFDETEYPEFNKKDFSNIRENIASNFPKFGYYKIATLITEIENEVENLIADSIDDLNDIILDLQEVKWRTENTSVNDAKWFFNLIFESHTKNHIINLLNYLRETED, encoded by the coding sequence ATGAAAGAACTTTTAGATCCAATCAATGAAATTTCGAAATACGGATTATTAGAAAATCTAAACGAAAAAGACAAAACAAAAAATCTTGAAAGAAATCTTGTGAAAATTTATGATTTGTATTTTGAAAATGAATTTGAATTCGACGAAACTGAATATCCAGAATTTAACAAAAAAGATTTTTCAAATATTCGTGAAAATATAGCATCTAATTTTCCAAAATTTGGATATTATAAAATTGCGACTTTAATAACTGAAATCGAAAACGAAGTTGAAAATTTAATAGCCGATTCTATTGATGATCTAAATGATATAATTTTAGATTTGCAGGAAGTAAAATGGAGGACTGAAAATACGAGTGTAAATGATGCAAAATGGTTTTTTAATCTAATTTTCGAATCTCATACAAAAAATCATATTATAAATTTACTGAACTATTTAAGGGAAACCGAAGACTAA
- a CDS encoding DUF4844 domain-containing protein — MFENFITKEKFKEDSSLFYPGLSDEKLNPLLTSLINESAKDFQLIAEKGNATEAEYQNAIKSGLNKFSLIYLELDTEDRERICSYYEELMDIVGLESSGGHLNDFMYGFDPE; from the coding sequence ATGTTTGAAAATTTTATAACTAAAGAAAAGTTTAAGGAAGATTCATCATTATTTTACCCAGGTTTATCTGATGAAAAATTAAATCCTTTATTAACTAGTTTAATTAATGAATCTGCAAAGGATTTTCAATTAATAGCGGAAAAAGGAAACGCAACTGAAGCGGAATATCAGAACGCTATTAAAAGTGGTCTGAATAAATTTTCTTTAATATATCTTGAACTTGATACTGAAGATAGAGAACGTATATGTAGTTATTATGAAGAACTCATGGATATTGTAGGTCTTGAAAGTTCAGGTGGACATTTAAATGACTTTATGTACGGATTTGATCCAGAATAA
- a CDS encoding toll/interleukin-1 receptor domain-containing protein: MSIQSITNSIASLDRDIKNIENQLNTVNNNLSRKEKEANSIFEKISKEKDLKKIVNLQKDLTRKNDEINRITKDKSTKTKNLSDKQNKRLKLLQDLNKEEQKERDKTKREQKEMLSLQQSITREMQLQKQLASESFSKSKELNNKHETISKNYDVFVSHASEDKTSFVRPFVESLKSKGVEVWYDEFELDIGDSLRRSIENGLKKSKYGIVVLSEAFFSKEWPQRELDGLFAREVNGEKVILPIWHKISKNEVLNFSPIIADMLAINTTDFTIEEISDKIANRLRR; the protein is encoded by the coding sequence ATGAGTATTCAATCTATAACAAATTCAATAGCAAGTTTAGATAGAGATATTAAAAATATCGAAAATCAATTAAATACGGTAAATAATAACCTTAGCCGAAAAGAAAAAGAAGCGAATTCAATCTTTGAAAAAATAAGTAAGGAAAAAGATTTAAAAAAAATTGTCAATCTTCAGAAAGATTTGACAAGAAAAAATGATGAAATCAATAGAATTACAAAAGACAAATCTACAAAGACCAAAAATCTATCAGATAAGCAAAACAAAAGATTGAAACTATTACAAGATTTAAATAAAGAAGAGCAAAAAGAAAGAGATAAAACTAAAAGAGAGCAAAAAGAAATGCTTTCTCTTCAGCAAAGCATAACCAGAGAAATGCAATTACAGAAACAATTAGCCTCAGAATCTTTTTCTAAAAGCAAGGAATTAAATAATAAACATGAAACAATAAGCAAAAACTATGATGTTTTTGTTTCACACGCATCAGAAGATAAAACAAGTTTTGTGCGACCTTTTGTAGAGTCACTTAAATCTAAAGGTGTTGAAGTTTGGTACGATGAATTTGAATTGGATATTGGAGATAGTCTTAGACGTTCAATTGAAAATGGTTTAAAAAAATCCAAATATGGCATAGTTGTCCTTTCAGAAGCATTTTTTAGTAAAGAATGGCCACAAAGAGAATTAGATGGTCTTTTTGCTAGAGAAGTAAATGGAGAAAAAGTAATACTTCCTATTTGGCATAAGATTTCTAAAAATGAAGTATTAAATTTTAGTCCAATAATCGCAGATATGTTAGCTATAAATACAACTGACTTCACAATTGAGGAAATATCAGATAAAATAGCCAATAGATTACGAAGATAA
- a CDS encoding ankyrin repeat domain-containing protein: MDKTNEYNIEKFSVMYRIIEDAKKSKNWEIFKSEIEKFDVSITNGDNETILHNLVYNVPVEITELVLKKGGNPNIANSRYGRNPSFYANSLETHQVLVKYGADINYQDESGWTAAQMNMSINELLLFYIEEGLNIELKDIAGRTMLFETIFNRDEKNFNFLLEKGANIDSVDNFGLSPLFYAIIGNNENILFTLLKNNASNKILTIKDYDIGIAETPLILPKESSVFDLTKLIKDWIDTANDSEEWIAEFKTNFYNRCKIIEKFMILKLLI, from the coding sequence ATGGATAAAACGAATGAATATAATATAGAAAAATTTTCGGTTATGTATCGTATAATTGAAGATGCTAAAAAATCAAAAAATTGGGAGATTTTTAAATCTGAAATTGAGAAATTTGATGTTTCTATTACAAATGGTGATAATGAGACAATTTTACATAATTTAGTATATAACGTCCCTGTCGAAATTACAGAACTAGTTTTGAAAAAAGGAGGCAATCCAAATATTGCAAATTCACGATACGGAAGAAATCCTAGCTTTTATGCCAATTCACTAGAAACTCATCAAGTTTTAGTCAAATATGGTGCAGATATAAATTATCAAGATGAAAGCGGTTGGACCGCAGCACAAATGAATATGTCAATTAATGAACTATTGTTATTTTATATCGAAGAAGGCTTAAATATCGAATTAAAAGACATAGCAGGTCGTACAATGTTATTTGAAACTATCTTTAATAGAGATGAAAAAAATTTTAATTTTTTGTTAGAAAAAGGTGCTAATATTGATTCTGTAGACAATTTTGGTTTATCACCGCTCTTTTATGCTATTATTGGTAACAATGAAAATATATTATTTACATTATTGAAAAATAATGCATCAAATAAAATATTAACAATTAAAGACTATGATATTGGTATTGCTGAAACCCCTCTTATTCTTCCTAAAGAATCTTCAGTATTCGATTTGACTAAACTCATTAAAGATTGGATTGACACAGCGAATGATTCTGAAGAATGGATAGCTGAATTTAAAACTAATTTCTACAATAGATGTAAAATAATAGAAAAATTTATGATATTAAAATTATTAATTTAG